A section of the Enterococcus montenegrensis genome encodes:
- the mgtA gene encoding magnesium-translocating P-type ATPase has protein sequence MLFTKNTKEQELKKLALLSERELFMELRTSINGLSSEDARKRLEEYGENRVDAQKPTPAWLLFLEAFKDPFVLVLAALAIVSFATRDYEAAIVMIVMILASVIITFVQEYRSQKASLELKELIENTCAVTRDGLTKEIPMDEVVPGDIVTLATGDMIPADAVLIWTKDLFVNQSSLTGESMPVEKFVEAGVKKDEDVSALDLDDLVFMGTDVLSGQGKIIILKTGQQTFFGDIAKNATSKRGKTAFDIGLTRVSKLLLRMVMVLFPVVFFINGLTKGDWTSAFFFAIAVAVGLTPEMLPMIVTSNLAKGALALSKQKVIVKELPSIQNLGSMDVLCTDKTGTITEDRVVLVQHLNPMGKENQAVLNMTYLNSHYQTGWKNLMDIAVLNYFEENSCQLPFENVVKIDEIPFDFSRRRLTVVVKADNHQIMVTKGAVEEMEQVCKYAEIDGEVVLLDDELREKMRNVNIKMNEQGMRVLTVAVKRDAHSDANYSVSDEKDMTLIGFMGFLDPAKESAISAIKSLHAHGVSVKVLTGDNAIVAKKVCQDVGIGVTNILLGTDVEALSDEELMAQVDETNLFAKLNPMQKSRLIEVIQRKGHTVGFMGDGINDAPALRKADVGISVDTAADITKDASSIILLEKSLNVLETGVIEGRRVFSNMMKYIKFTISSNFGNVFSILVASAFLPFLPMLSMQLLVQNLIYDMAQLTIPWDNVDEEELVKPVRWEIGDLFKFTVSIGPVSSIFDILTFLVMWFVLGANTVAEQSLFQTGWFLVGLTTQTLVVHMVRTRKVPFIQSRASLPVILTSLLAIVTGFVLVLSPLRSVFDFVMLPANYWGWFILIIIGYLIVIEIAKRLYIKFTSEWV, from the coding sequence ATGTTATTTACAAAAAACACAAAAGAACAAGAATTAAAAAAATTAGCACTTTTATCAGAACGAGAATTATTTATGGAGCTGAGAACCTCTATTAACGGGTTATCTTCTGAAGATGCAAGAAAACGGTTAGAAGAGTATGGTGAAAATCGGGTAGATGCGCAAAAACCGACACCTGCTTGGCTCTTGTTTTTAGAAGCCTTTAAAGATCCTTTTGTTTTGGTTTTGGCGGCTTTGGCCATTGTATCATTTGCAACGAGGGATTATGAGGCAGCCATTGTTATGATAGTGATGATTTTAGCTAGTGTCATTATTACCTTTGTGCAAGAATATCGCTCTCAAAAAGCAAGTTTAGAATTAAAGGAATTAATCGAAAATACTTGCGCAGTAACACGAGATGGGCTCACCAAAGAAATTCCGATGGATGAAGTGGTGCCAGGCGATATCGTGACCCTTGCAACAGGTGACATGATCCCAGCTGATGCTGTTTTGATTTGGACCAAGGATTTATTTGTTAATCAATCTTCTTTGACTGGTGAGTCAATGCCAGTGGAAAAATTTGTCGAAGCTGGTGTTAAAAAAGATGAAGATGTTTCTGCACTAGACTTAGATGATTTAGTATTTATGGGGACGGATGTATTAAGTGGTCAAGGAAAAATTATCATTTTAAAAACGGGACAACAAACTTTCTTTGGCGATATTGCCAAAAATGCAACGAGTAAACGTGGAAAAACAGCTTTTGATATCGGTTTGACTCGGGTTAGCAAGTTGTTATTACGGATGGTAATGGTTTTATTTCCGGTAGTCTTTTTTATTAACGGCCTAACAAAAGGAGATTGGACTTCTGCGTTCTTTTTTGCAATTGCCGTAGCAGTGGGCCTAACGCCTGAAATGTTACCGATGATTGTGACGAGTAATTTAGCCAAAGGTGCACTTGCATTATCCAAACAAAAAGTCATTGTAAAAGAGTTGCCTTCTATTCAAAATTTAGGCAGTATGGATGTATTGTGTACGGATAAAACCGGTACAATCACTGAAGACCGTGTAGTTTTGGTGCAACATTTAAATCCAATGGGAAAAGAAAATCAAGCTGTTCTAAACATGACATATCTTAATTCTCACTATCAAACCGGTTGGAAAAATTTGATGGATATTGCCGTTTTAAATTATTTTGAAGAAAATAGTTGCCAGTTGCCTTTTGAAAATGTCGTTAAAATCGATGAAATTCCTTTTGACTTTTCTCGTCGTCGGTTAACTGTCGTGGTAAAAGCTGATAATCATCAAATCATGGTAACAAAAGGTGCTGTGGAAGAGATGGAACAAGTTTGTAAATATGCTGAAATTGATGGTGAAGTTGTTCTCTTAGACGATGAATTAAGAGAAAAAATGCGCAACGTGAATATTAAGATGAACGAACAAGGGATGCGAGTTTTAACCGTGGCGGTGAAAAGAGATGCCCACAGTGATGCGAATTATTCGGTTTCAGATGAAAAAGATATGACCTTAATCGGATTTATGGGCTTTTTAGATCCAGCCAAAGAATCGGCGATTTCTGCCATTAAGTCGCTACATGCACACGGTGTTTCAGTAAAAGTTTTAACCGGCGATAATGCTATCGTTGCCAAAAAAGTTTGCCAAGATGTAGGCATTGGTGTTACCAATATTTTGTTAGGGACAGATGTTGAAGCTTTATCAGATGAAGAATTGATGGCGCAAGTGGATGAAACGAATTTATTTGCCAAATTAAATCCCATGCAAAAATCCCGGCTAATTGAAGTCATTCAACGAAAAGGTCACACCGTTGGTTTTATGGGGGATGGCATTAATGATGCACCAGCGTTAAGAAAAGCTGATGTTGGTATCTCCGTGGATACAGCAGCCGATATCACCAAAGATGCCAGTTCAATTATTTTGTTAGAAAAAAGCCTAAATGTGTTGGAAACAGGGGTCATTGAAGGCCGTCGGGTTTTTTCTAACATGATGAAATACATTAAGTTTACGATCAGTTCAAACTTTGGCAATGTCTTTTCAATTTTAGTAGCAAGTGCTTTTTTACCTTTCTTGCCGATGCTTTCGATGCAATTATTGGTACAAAATTTGATTTATGATATGGCACAATTGACAATTCCTTGGGATAATGTAGATGAAGAAGAGTTAGTAAAACCTGTGCGTTGGGAAATTGGTGATTTGTTTAAATTTACCGTTTCCATCGGTCCGGTTTCTAGTATTTTTGATATTTTGACTTTTTTGGTAATGTGGTTTGTTCTAGGTGCAAATACAGTTGCAGAACAAAGCCTTTTCCAAACAGGCTGGTTTTTAGTCGGTTTAACGACGCAGACCTTAGTTGTTCATATGGTTCGCACTAGAAAAGTACCCTTTATTCAAAGTCGGGCTTCCTTACCAGTTATTTTGACTAGTCTTTTAGCAATTGTAACAGGTTTTGTATTAGTTTTATCCCCATTACGAAGTGTTTTTGATTTTGTGATGTTACCTGCGAATTATTGGGGTTGGTTCATTTTAATCATCATAGGTTACCTGATTGTGATTGAAATTGCGAAACGACTTTACATTAAATTCACTTCTGAGTGGGTATAA